The Penicillium digitatum chromosome 6, complete sequence genome contains the following window.
AATTACTCGATACATACTGAAGGCCGAAAATTGTGCTGTGACAGTCAAGCCATTGGCTAAGAAATGCAGACAACCAGGAATTATTGTGATCTATCAACTCCCTCGGAGGATAGGCCAGGGCCCATCTGTTGCGGGGAACTTGAGTATCCACCCTACGAGTCCCCGACGCAGCCCCCGGGACACAATAGCGTTTCTCGGCATCCTTGGCTAAGAAGCTTAGCAGATACCCAAGATACCGTCCAACTAGTCTATTGTGGATCAATATCATTCAAAACTCTTTTCGTATAATACGTTTAAATTTCGTGGCGTGATAATACACTTTGTTGGCAAACCGACGCAGCCTGGATCCTACAGGCATTGTTAGAGAGAACCTTGCTTTTTCCGACCGTGTCCTTACTCATACAGAGCAGACATAGTTTTAGTTTTCTTAACATTCGGATTGGCTCGAGGGAAGCTTGCGACACCCCGAGGTCGGGAGGATTTTGTACTAGCCAGCTCACCCTCAATTGCCCGCAGCTATCGCTTCTATACATAGCAATCGTGGCAAGCCCACACCAACACCAACATACCCGGTGTTGGTGGGCCGAAcgaatgacaaaaatctCACCGGATCGGAATTGGCTAAATTCAGTCTTTGTATGACAACTTCATTCCAAAGATAATTATACGCGATGTCACCGTAATTTCAATTTTCGCAGTTCTTCAACTAGTTGGGGAGAAATGAAGAAGGATTGTATGGCGAAATGAAGTTTTGTTCATATAGTATCAATCTTGGTTAGAATGAGTAAGTCTGCTTTAATGAGCAGAACAGTTGGACTTTTAGATCTCATGGTTTAGTTGTAGTGCTTTTTTCAAGACGCTCTTTACACTTATCCACAATTCTCCAAGTCGTAGATCGATTAAACTAACCTTGTATGATCTGAATTTTCTTACATCATACTTGAGCTAGTCTGAGCCTTGAGAGAGTTGGGGGGGCAACTGTTTTGTGCAAAAGTATCTTTATATGTAATTGTCATGGAACAGATGCTTCATTTTGCAAACTGTGATCCAGTGAGATTTTATCCTCCGCTAGGGCCCACCAACACCGAGTAGGTAATCGTTCACATCCCCATTCCGGCTTCGGTTGGTATTCTGACAAGGTGCAGTAGGGTGATGGTCCCGGACCTTCTAACATTCCTAGCTAATTTTAAACCAACCCCGGGGAGTGCTGGATTAACTGAAAAACATATGCTGATTGCTGTAAGTGAGGGGCACTAAGGCCTCCCTATCCCCGATCCATTGAAGTGTCTGCATCGCGCCTCCCTGCCGATGGCTATATCTCCTGGCAGCTAATTATAAATCGTACCAGGTACCTCGGAGCCGATGCTCCGCTGCCTCGCGTCGTTTGGCGTTGGCAAGAGGGGACCCCCAGCTCCATTCTGCGAATGTCCTCCACCCAATTAATGAGAAGTGATGATGCAATGCTGGAGTAGATGCATAAGCCTCGGATCGATAATGCTGAAATTGTGTTCACTAATCTCATGTTATAAAAGACCCCTGGTACGTGATAGAGAGCTGTTCATTCTGGTTCAACCTATTTCTTCTCAGTTGCTCCCCGAGCTATTTTTGAATTTCAAGATGAAGTTCCAACTCCTTGTTGCTCTACTTCCTGTCGTGTTACCCTTGGTGCATGGTGCACCTGCTCGCAGAGATAGCCCCAATCCTGGCCTCCGAGGAAGCGATTCGCTCGTTGGATATTCGCCAGACTATAAAAGTGACAGCGACTTGCGACCTGACATCGAATATACTCTTGTTCCAGGACAGAAGGAAGATCCCAAGATTGGGTCATATCTCGATTTTGAAAAGGCCGACAATCCCCAGCCGATCCGTGGTCCTACGGGTTCTGATGATCCTGGTCCGAGTATGAGTGCCGTCAATGTCATGTTGGAATTTGACTAGATACTGAGTACACTGAGATGAATTGCAGGAAACTACTATTACGACAGAATCAATAGTGATAAGCTCGCACCGCCCGGAACTGACCATGGAGAGACGATAAATGCGCAGTGGCCAATGGGTAAGTCGCCGTGTCTCCCCGGAGAAAGGTATAATTCGCTTACTATGTGCTAGGGTTGAGCCACAACAGGTATTCTGTCATTTCCGAACAAAGATATTGCAAATGctaatcttttttttttttaaaaaaaaaagacttgGAATCGAAGGGGCGGGTTGGGCTCGCCAAGAGAACACAAAAGTGATGCCGGATGCGACGCTTATGGCCGGCGTCGATATGCGTCTGGCCCCTGCCGGTTACCGTGAACTCCACTGGCATGTGGCTGCAGAGTGGTCTTTGGTGTTGAATGGATCTTGTCGAATCCAGGTATTTGCAAGTTTTGAACTTTTTAAAATAACTACTGATCAGACCGCCAGGCTGTAAACGAAAACGGGGAGACATTTGCCGATGACCTTACTGCCGGCGATGTGTGGTTCTTCCCACCGTGAGTATTGTGATCTGAATGACTAAGGGTAAATGCTAATTGTTCATCATCAGTGGGGTTCCTCATTCTATTCAAGCTCTCGACGATGGAGTCGAGTTCCTTCTGGTGTTCGATGATGGAGGCTTTAACGAAGATAATACATTCCTCGCAACAGAGGTCTTCCTCCACACCCCGGTAAATCAAAGCGAATTTTGAACTgaacacaaaaaaaaaacaaattaGCTAACCCTCAACGTAGAGAGAGGTTCTCTCGAAGAACTTCGGAGTTGATGTAGCAGCCTTTGACAAGATCCCCAATGACGAACTATACATTTTCAAGGGCACGCCTGCCCCGAAGGACATCCAGAAACAGAATGTGACAACAAGTGCTGGGATCGTACCTCGGGCTCAGAGTTATTCATACCACCTCTCCGAGCAGCCGGCCCATGAAGTCGCTGGCGGGTCAGTCAAGATTATCGACCCGCTTACTTTTCCCATTGCCAGCAACTTTTCCGCCGCTATTGTTACTGTTCATCCCGGTGGCATGCGTGAAATCCACTGGCATCCAACTAGCGACGAATGGACTTTCTTTATTTCGGGACAGGGCCGAGCAACGCTTTTCACTGCCCCGAATGCTGCAAATACATTTGACTTCGCTGCTGGTGATGTTGGTTACTTTCCAAAGTCTAACAGCCATTACGTTGAGAATACCGGCGATGAAGACTTGGTCTTTTTGGAGGTACTCCAGGCGCCTGAGTTTTCTGGTATGCCTTTCTTCCTTGCCATACGCTTGCACTTCCATGCACTGACGGTTAGCAGACATAGCTCTTGGTCAATGGATTGCATCCACGCCAAAACAGATCGTTGCGGATACACTCAACCTCAATGAGGACACGCTTAACAGCCTCAAGACTGAGAAGCAATATGTTGTCGCTGGCACTAAGAGTTAAATTGCATCACTAGTGAACTATCCCCATGTTCATAATCCACAGGTCTCGAGCGTCGATGATGTTCTTGGTAATTTAACAAAGGTTTGCTTAAAAATGCGCCATAGCAGGTCACCACTTCTCCAGAGTAGCTACCCCAGATAAAGAACCTATCGTCCTCTTTAGCCTCAGCACATTTGGTTTTGAGAGTAAAGAAAGGAAGATGTGCCATCTGAGGGATAACATTTACCTATGGCCCCGTTGGGAGACTTCCTATTAAGCCCTTAAAGCCCCAAAAAGGCAATAGACGACCACTTATGGGCAACCTTGAGTTTGATATCTATGTAGATTGATTATCGTCAGGCTTCAGTGGTATCAAGTGTAGCAAACTGATTTTCCGGTGTTCAAAGGCGAACCCGTGCAGACCATTATCAGAAAATAAGATTTGACCTCCTGTCAGCCGACTTGCACAAACATTGAAAGTCGAACTTCATCACCACGATAGAGATGGCCGGATGTCGACTGCAGGTTAGAGCATATCCTCTAGCATCCTCAACTACGGCTACGGGCCGTGTTGATTATCAAAGCACCTTAATCAACTCCTTTGAGCACATGGAATTTCCAACAGCTTCACAATGCGAGCGCTTCATTGGACGCTCATCTCAAACCCTGCGGAGTGAATTTTTTGGTAGAACTAGATGGCGCAAAAAGCCCGAAGCCCTGAAAGATGTTGATTGGATAAATAGGGATGAATGAAGAAAGAATGTTGACACGGAGTCTCATGCCGCCTTGAGAGGGCCGCCTTCCGAATCCGGGACAGCATGCAGCCTCGCAACTGAATCCTGGCCGAGACAAACGTAGCCCCTCTTTGACAAGCGTGGCGTTAAGAGGCTGGTTAAGAGATTCTGGCCCCACTTGGCTCTTATCGTGAACGCGAGGGCCCTCTTTTCAAATCAATCTGAGGTTGAATTTCTGGGGATCAAGGATTCTCATCATTGCTTATTGGCACAGACTTGAGTGAATATTAATTTCAATGCCTAGTTTATTAGCGATACTGTCGAGCGGCAATGTGTTCAAAATCGCCTAGACCAGCGCAAATTCTGCTGTAGTGGCCATTATTCAATAATCGGCGTCGAATCTCCTGCTGATAAAATTGTGATGATGGAGGAGAGGAAGCGGAAGGTGGTGGACAATGACGCTACTATGACGCTCTAATGACGTCTTGGGACCTACCACAATCGAAATCGACCGCAAACAGAGGGGATTTTACAATGAACCCTTACGAGCTTAGTCTACAATCGAACCCCCGATCGCTGGCACAGAGACAGTGTCCAAAGCTTGACTGGAGCGAAGTTCACCGCAAGTAAATTCACCCACCCCGCTTCAAGCAAAATACCCTTCAACTGTACAGCACGCGATCAATTGAGGTCGCTGTCTCGAACCGCGGATAACAAAAGCCTGCCATTAAATTGCAGAACACCTGATTCTGATATTTGCTCGGAGAGTTTGGGCACCGAGCCACCCCAACTACACAATGATGATACGGTGTTAGAACTCACTACTTTGGCCAAAAGTGACTAGGGATGGATTGGCACGCTCCACATCGCCGCCCAAAAGGGCCACCAGAGGGTTGTTCGAATTCTACTACTCCGCGGTGACATGGATGCAAACAATCAAGATAGTGAAGGTCGCACACCCTTGATACATGCGATTATTGAGCATCAAGAGCCTGTAGTCCGCCTATAACAACTCTCCCACGGTGCTCGAATAGCCTTGTATGATTGTGA
Protein-coding sequences here:
- a CDS encoding Bicupin, oxalate decarboxylase/oxidase; translated protein: MKFQLLVALLPVVLPLVHGAPARRDSPNPGLRGSDSLVGYSPDYKSDSDLRPDIEYTLVPGQKEDPKIGSYLDFEKADNPQPIRGPTGSDDPGPRNYYYDRINSDKLAPPGTDHGETINAQWPMGLSHNRLGIEGAGWARQENTKVMPDATLMAGVDMRLAPAGYRELHWHVAAEWSLVLNGSCRIQAVNENGETFADDLTAGDVWFFPPGVPHSIQALDDGVEFLLVFDDGGFNEDNTFLATEVFLHTPREVLSKNFGVDVAAFDKIPNDELYIFKGTPAPKDIQKQNVTTSAGIVPRAQSYSYHLSEQPAHEVAGGSVKIIDPLTFPIASNFSAAIVTVHPGGMREIHWHPTSDEWTFFISGQGRATLFTAPNAANTFDFAAGDVGYFPKSNSHYVENTGDEDLVFLEVLQAPEFSDIALGQWIASTPKQIVADTLNLNEDTLNSLKTEKQYVVAGTKS